TCGTATTTTTGTTCCAACTGGCTATTGCCACGCGCATGTTTTGTGCAAACTGAAAAAAAGTACacggtaatttttttgtgttttataaatttattgtaggAAATGTACTTTCCACGCCAACGTAGTCATACCATCAGATACGTTATGCAATATAGTGAGTAATTGAACTAGTAAAAAAAGTAGGCTATCACGCTCTATCAAGCAATAAATGATACGTGatattaactatattttatacagtATTTGTTGTCATTCCTTCGTTAGccgatttttgttttacgtcATAAAAAGTCCATTAACATGCGggattacttttataataattgtgtaatGTAATTCGTTATGGTAAGTATTTATGAGATGGGATGATCTCAACAATGTGAAAAGATTTCAGACATTTGCCTCCTATGAAGTTCGTTGTGCGCTATCATATTCGTCCGCTAAGCAGCTTAAATTAAgtatgtttttgacattcGAGAGTCATACTAAGTAAGTCTCTTGTAACCTTACGTCatactaagggtctgtttcacaatgtacggataagttctacataagttccaaattagctatttattacttattggtaggataaacactattgttgcgtttcacgactgtcagatagcgctattcgtcacataaagtccatcataagttatgagtcggatgaatgtcaaatagcacaatttatcttccaaataatttatgtgttgcatagctatttggtactttatccatacattgtgaaacagacccttataGTCACTGAGTCGAAGAAACACGTAAGTTGAACTGGTTTACAAAGCCAACATTATTATTCACGAAcatagaaaaactattatactCTATATAAATAGCTTTGATAACAATGCTAATGAAAAAACCACTAGAAATTAGaacaatcaataataattgtattgaatCATTGCTGTTTTatgatttgttttatataacaggggggCAAGTGGAGGCTCGCCctatattaagtgataccaccgcccatagacactcataTTGCGAGAAGGCTCGCaattgcgttgccggtcttttaggatttacactattttattaaagtcaaGTCGACTTGGTTCGGTATTGCTATTTCGATATAGTGTTATCAATAGCCGTAACGCGGTACAAAACCTatcattcaaaaatattttatttataacaatataaaccTTACCTCAAATCCAAAAACATCAATATTAGACATTTTATCCCACTTCGGCGTTCCATCATTGTCATATCCGTTGAAACCCATGCCAGAGTTATTACAAATTGCCTCAGAGAGCAGCCAAGCGTGGTAATACTTGCATCTTACGACTAAAGTTGATAGGTACGCATACCAGAGTAGGTATACGGCTGACCAAGAACGAGAAACTTCTGATGTTGGGTCTACTAGACCTGGAATAGAATTTCAAGTCAAATCTGGacacaaagattttttatactatAAGACAGTTCTCtctagatttttattattatctctaGAGTGTGTGTAAGCTGtagataacaaaaattataatttttttttaaattaaaacgtatACAGGCTAAATTTATGTGTGTGTAACTGAATCGTGTGTGTCTGATATACTCTATCAGACACACACGATTCTTATGATATTATAACGTTGCGtatgattttaattgtacAAAAGGAATGAAGTACTATGCGCATGTTGAGCAAAAGACGTTATTGCCCAAACCCAATCAAACAGAACACGTCTTTGTTTCGTCTTTCATTCTCACCCACTCAGTTATGCGCAATTCCTTAATCTCTTGAAGAAGATAAATCAAAATACTGATTTTCCGTTGGATTTAAATAATccttaataaattcaaaagttCGTATTTAAAACATCGTTCGACATTGTTTACAAATAAGTCGAACAGGTAGAactagttattatttataaatagaccGCTTACGATCTGGGTTAATAGTTACATGCTTCATAAAAGGAactcattatatatttaatttataaaacaatcaaAAATTTTGATAGTTTAATTAGCTTACTTAATTGCTAAGTCAGTATTAATTTCCttattattttagtgtttttgacgttaaaattatacattaatttaaattatctaaaaatataatcataattattattattaatttggcATGGTTACAAACTGTCTAAATAAATGCCATCTAccttattaaagaaaaatattcaaattgtgtttacgctgtgatggaGAGAGAGACCTTTTGAGAGATAGACCTAACTATTAAGAGTCATGGTATATTTCTTGAAGTTTACCTTCTAAAGCTTTTATTGGGTACTTCTTTGCCAGAGACAAGTAGAGCAGAGCAGCGGCCACAGATCCAGCTACTTTGTATATCACTGCGCGTCTTGGCGAAGGCTCGCTCTCTCCCACTTTATCCTTTGccatcttaaaaaaaatgtgattcTTATATTTCCTCATTcattatataacaatttttaaggcgaaatatttttatcatcacGCCTTTTgctctatataaatataaaaaaaacctttgcaTACATCGCGTCGTATAGATTATAAACACTACGTACAAGACTTAGTAGTCCTATAGagaaattagtatttatttttttaaatagtcatttaataagtaaattttattacctaTTTGTAGATACCGAATGAGTtgtctattaattatttaaaagtacaCATTAAACGTAACCAATATGAGACCTATCTTTAAGCAAAATGTATTCTGAAATACAGATACATATCTTCTTTTTctttcaaatgttatataataaatagatctTCAAACGCTTTAAGGCCAATATCTAAACGCTAAGAGATATTAAACGACCCGACGACGACGATTTTTTacgtaatttgtttttatgctTTTTTTGGGAAAATTTCTGACTGAATTCGTATGTATTGCAAGTATACAGTATCCCTTTATATTCCCCGTATTTGCTGAACATAACTCACGCGGCTCACGTGTCATAAGCGCTACGTGActcaatataaattttataggtATTATAAAACCCTATAGTCGACGAACCATAATTACAACGCAATAACGACAATGCAACCGGTATACACTCTATATAGTATAACAACGCCGGGTTCTTAATTCCATTCATTATTCCTACGAGACgtaattttgataattaaataataataaacattgacaaaatttattctttaaaagaaaaacgttATAATATTCATGTCGGATCTTTATATTCCATTAACCGATTGTTTCGACAGAAATCAGACCCAAGAAGCTAAACTGAAAAAAAAGAGATACAGTACAATCTCACTAATCCGGCACTTCGATAGATCGGCACGTCCAATAATCCGGCACCCTCCGCCCACGCCTCCCTCACCCCTCTATACCTGTGCGCTTGGTCGCTGCGTCGTCGACTAGCAGTCTAACCTCAAAACTTATCACGTGCACGTGCTCAcgtatttgttttttcaaGTGAGAATagtttatagttaaaaatgaCAAATAAACGCAAACACAAGACACtagatttgaataataaaatggaGATTTTAAGAAAGTTAGATACTGGACAAAACATGTGCAAATTGgcaaaattaatacattatatacatttattctCTCTATGAaatgctttattttatttattacctatgATTTTTTTCAGTATAATCCAGTAATCCGAACATTCCAATAATCCGGCACCCTCCGGTTTTTAATAGTGCCGGATTAGTGAGATTGTACTGTATATATTAAAgactataaaacaataaaacttacCCCATCATCTCGAACACACTCAATAAAGCTGATATAATCGGGATAAAACACAACAGGTCCACACATAAGTGTCTGAAACGCCAATGTATACGCAAAGTATTCCAACGGCGACGGTACCTTGTCAATTCTATTCTTATCATTCAGATTTCCTGTAGAGTTCGCATTAATTTCTTTccttattaaattatcttgCAGTGAATACGCCAGTGACGTCACCCTTTGAGTTATAACCATCAAGGGTCCTAAAGGAAACATAGATTTAGATTCGATTTGGGCCGAAGATGTAagtaatttgttataaatattctttaagaAACAATAATATGGAAAAGTAATTATGAATAACCAATGGatgcactttttttattattcgcTATTAAAAAGCGGCCCTACAACCGTTCGTATTCACATtgtttcttgatatttttttatattagcgGGCAAGTAGGTAGTAGTCATagtaatcaatttaaaatacatatgatATATGTATAGATAGAAGATAGATTTCTAAATGTATCACTACAGTACGTCAAAAAgctattggattttgacatattacGAGTCATCATAGTTCGATCACAGCCGATTTCCTTACAATGTTTCCTTGACCGATAGAAAaatgaattagtaaaaaaaatactcagcCGAGGTTCGAACGTACGATCCCAGGGTCGGTGTAGTTTGGTCGTTCGCTcattgctattattatttaaacctaAGTTAATAatgtgaaaatatataattacacCTATATAGTGGTATTTTAATGTGCTACTCTAAAAGCACAAACTTATTAATTCCTTGCGATACTTAAGATGGGCCCTTCTAGacagaaacatatttttaatataagaatttaaaaaacaatttagtgGCGAATTACAATCAAACGAATCTCGGAGACGGGTACAAGTAACctatatagaatttattatttaactaataaaatgttaacattTAGTAATATAATCAAGACATACCTGTTATATCAAGAGTGTAATCCGCAGTATGATAAATTTGTCGATGTAAA
This Pieris napi chromosome 16, ilPieNapi1.2, whole genome shotgun sequence DNA region includes the following protein-coding sequences:
- the LOC125057266 gene encoding lysophospholipid acyltransferase 6 isoform X2, giving the protein MITYVLLKIFPQHIIGNIVLAMSIVYLSCIHLHRQIYHTADYTLDITGPLMVITQRVTSLAYSLQDNLIRKEINANSTGNLNDKNRIDKVPSPLEYFAYTLAFQTLMCGPVVFYPDYISFIECVRDDGMAKDKVGESEPSPRRAVIYKVAGSVAAALLYLSLAKKYPIKALEGLVDPTSEVSRSWSAVYLLWYAYLSTLVVRCKYYHAWLLSEAICNNSGMGFNGYDNDGTPKWDKMSNIDVFGFEFAQNMRVAIASWNKNTNAWLRTVAYERGGAAWRTARVYSLSAVWHGFHPGYYMTFFAGGLFTEAAKKVRVVARPLFLNSAISKLFYDSLTFLTTRVAMTYATVPFVLLHLSPSLAFYGRLYYSLHFLALGAMLLPKSRHAIASQTEPRKSNSKSIETNGEANGKLKIS